Part of the Nicotiana sylvestris chromosome 2, ASM39365v2, whole genome shotgun sequence genome, AAACGATAGTTAGACGTGGAGAAATGCAACGTTTCAAAGGGAGATGGAACAATTTGAAGTGAAGAGACGTGACAACAGATTCTAAAAAGTTGGATGACATGGCCGTTGTGTTTTGTACcctttttaagacgtgtattaaagaaTGCACAAAACTACTAACCTTTTGTACAAGAACAAGGTTCTTGACTTGTTATTTGAAAGTATCAAATCCTCTTTTATCATCCATGCACTGCATCTACAGCTTTTATACTCATCATGTGTGTTTACCTGcaatggtattgaagtgagttagacatggccagaaaacacttttatCTAGTTTTTCCTGAAGGTGATTTTTCATAGCCAAATAATGAGGAATCAGGTTCTTAATTGGGCTTTAAAAGCCCCAACTTCactttatttctttcaaagtgtTCCCTACTTAATGCCTTGGTAAAGATGTCTGCAATTTGGTCTTCTGTGCTACAAAAATTCATacatatcaaccctttctccacattgtccctcagaaagtgatgtctcacatcaatattcttggtccttttatgttgaactggattcttggccatgttgagtgcactggtgttatcacatagaaggggcacactctCAGTGAGTACCCCAAAGTCCTCCAGTTGCTTCTTAATCCATAAAAGTTGAGCACAGCAGGATGTTGCGactatatattctgcttcagctgttgaaagagacactgagttttgcttccttgttctccaagagATGAGACATGAACCTAGTAAGTGAGCCATTCTATAAGtcttttcctatccacaagataTCCTGCATAGTATGCATCAGCATATCCAATGAGATTAAAACTGTCACTTGAGGGATAAAAAAGAACCATGTCCTGTGTTTCTTTAAGATATCTCAGAATTCTTTTGGCCGcttcaaatgagattccttgggatttgattgaaaccttgcacatagcccCACACTGAAGACAATATCAGGTTTACTGGCAGTaagatagagaagagacccaataatgcctttatacatggtttgattcacaggagTCCCAGTTTCATCCATGTTAGTCGAGTGGCCGTAGCAAAGGGAAagtctatcacctttgatgcttctatgtcaaacctcttcaagagctccctgatgtatttttgctgacaaataAATGTACCCTTTGGagactgttttacttgaagacccaagaagaagttcagttcccccatcatactcatttcaaactcacttcccatgggTTTTGCAAAGTCATCACACAGAGAATCAGTTGTTGCCctaaaaatgatatcatcaacatagacctgaacaatgagTAAGTTCCTTCGCCATTTCTTTAGGAACATGGTGTTGTCAATCTTCCCTTTTTTAaagccattttccaagaggaattTTAACagtctttcataccaagctcgaggagccgGCTTCAGCCCACATAATgctttgtccagtttaaacacatattcagggtgttcatgacattcaaacccttgaggttgcttcacatagacttcttcctttagaagtccattcagaaatgcacttttgacatccatttggaacaaggtgaattccatatgagatgcaaaagtgATTAGAATTttaatagcttccatgcgagcgactggagcaaatgtttcatcatagtcaatcccttcctcctgaatGTAGCCTTAAACCACTAGtctggccttgttccttgtgTTATTTCCATATTCATCAAGCTTGTACCTGAATatccacctggttcctataatggtttgATTTGAGGGTCTGGGTACTAGGTGCCAGACAttgttcctttcaaactgatgtaaCTCATCTTGCATGGCCGTAATCCAATTCTCATCTgtcaaggcttccttgatattcttgGGTTCTATTTAGGAGAGAAATGCTGAAAAGGCAAGTGAATTTTTTGCTTTTGACCTGGTTTGTACTTCGGAATTTAGAGgggtaattatgttgtcaagagaATGTGAGCTTTTGTGTCTCCAGTTAGAAGTCGGGGGTTCATTTATAGAGAGTGTGGGTacatttgactggttttcctgTGTTCTTCTATCAGGTGCTAGTGGAGTACCCTGAACTACATCAACcattctttcttcagcttcagtggttgcAATTGAATTACCTGGTTCCATTGAAGATGAGTCATCATTGTCTTCACTCAGTTCTTTTACTTGGCTCATCATATTTGCCTTTCCATTTAtcatgtcaatgacttcaccagggactagtaagggttctccatcttgatcttcgTCAGCACTCTTCTCACAGGATGGATAagactcatcaaaaataacataaacactttcctcaacacattgagtccgcttATTGTATATTTTGTAAGCCTTGCTTTTAGAAGAGTAgcccagaaatattccttcatcattcttggcatcaaatttaccAAGTTGATCCTTTCTattattgagaacatagcatttgcatccagatgttcttaggtgagtcagctcGGGTTTCCTTCCGTTCAGCAGCTCATATGGGGTTTTGTTCAAgagtgatctgatcatgcacctattcaccaagtagcaggcagtgttgaccgcttcagcccagaagttctttaCAATTCCACTATCGAtcaacattgttcttgccatctcttccaaagttctgttcttcctttctacTACTTCATTTTGCTGGGGAGTTTTGGGAGTTGAAAAGTTGTGAGTGATGTCATTTTCATTGCAGAACTAATCAAACttgacattgtcaaattctgttccatgatctgatctaatgcacgctactctagactccatcttcacctggattttcttcacaaaggccataaacacctcaaaggtttcatctttagttctaagaaacagaatccatgtgaatctggagtagtcatccactatcacaaaaatgtatctttttcctccccagctttgcactctcataggaccacataggtccatatgcagaagctcaagtggctttgaggtgctcatATCCTTCTTAGACTTAAAGAAGACTTTATgtgttttcctctagcacaggcATCACAAACCTTTTGCACCttgaactttgacatgggcagaccatggaccaggtccttctgaattagtttgttcagaagagaaaagcaTGTGTGCCCTAGTCTTCTGTAccatagttcagcatcatcatcaacagctttcagacaactcagatcaccactttgtaaggactcaaaatcagcaacatagatgttcttgtatctcttggccacaagtaccacttcaccagttactTGATTCGTAACTgtacatatcttggacaagaattccaccttgtttcctttatcacagatctgagagacgctcaagagactgtacttaaggccattgacatagtacatatTTTCAATAGActgagtgagtgacttcccgactcttccaactccaagaatgtacccctttttcccattgccaaaggatacactccctccctgcagggcttttagtgaaagaaagtccataatgttcccagtcatgtgttttgaacacccactatccatgaactATTGTTGACCACTTTTTTttactgttccctgcacaagaagatcaagagttagttttaggaactcaagaaagtttgggtcccttgtagtagacaagaggatgaataagagctctcttagtccatgcagaTAATGTGTGCtttttgtgagtggaacctggtccctcttttgtagtcatttttttaGCAAACACTTTGTTTTCTGAACAGATTGAACCCTAGCCTGgaaattttctttgaagtgcccattgtCCCCACAGTGGGTACAAAGCCAGTTATCAGAAATAGTGATGTACCTGCTGTGAGAgttgtagggagttttctccctttgggaCTCTATTCCCTGCCTGTTAACACCATTATTAGTGTACATGGCAGTGATAGCTtttgaggaccaggtccactttagggacttatcaagatcattttttactctttctaGATCAGTTAGGATGTGCTTGTTATTCGCAGTTTCAACACACATCCTAGTTCTCATAGCtttcaactcattttcaagcctaatgtgttcctcactggctatctcttttccttttctagacTTTCCAGGTTTGGACTTAGTCCTTGGTCTCTctattgtttcccttaggtcTGTAATTTCTGCCAAGAGATCATTTCTTTCTTCTCTGAAGTTTTTAATGGTTTCCTTATGGTCAATAACTTCAGCCACTGAGTCATGTTTAGTTTGTTTAGTTTCTCCTAGTTCTAAGGTCAAGGAATCCCTATCCTCAACaagactatgataggcatcaatcaatATGCTAGCTAAATACACAAATTTCTTAGGAGGGTAGGAttttagatttctctgaacattcCTAAAATTTACCTCTTTGTTGTCCTCAtattcatcatcatctgattgggccatcaaagcaaaagttgagtcctattcattttccttgccttCAACCGCCATCATAGAGCTATCACCAACATCAgtttcatcttcagactcactaGAGGAGTTTCCCCATGCTGCAAGATCCTATTTCACAACATTGTCAGCAGATCTCTTTCTTTTGAAGTCCTTAAAGGGAACCAAGTTCCCCGTTGTTGCTTTTCCAAGGTTGTTCTAGGACAAAtcttgcttcaagagaggacagtctttgatgaagtgtccaggctttccacacttatgaTAGAGATCGTGGTTTTTTGGTTTGTTAGAGCTGCCCCTTTTTAGCATTTCTCTATTTCTTATGACCATATTCTAAAATATTTTGGTCAAGTAGGCCATGTCACTGTCTTCCTCACTTGAGGCATTACTATCAgttttgagtaccaggttcttttctttctttggttctcttctttgactgtctatcttcctcttcatctcgtaggtcttaagatttccaaccagctcttctatggtcagctcctacaagtcctttgattcagtaatggcattcaccttgctttcccaagggCTAGGCATAATATTGAggattttcctcactagcttgtttgtaggaatggtttcaccaagtgagtgtaactcatttatgatggaagtgaatcttgtgtgcatatcttgaattgattcatcgtccttcatcctgaagagttcATACTCAGTGGTGAACATATCAATCTTAGACTGTTTTACTTGGGTGGTTCCCTCATGAGCTGTTTGCAAAGattcccatatctccttagcagtgtCGCAAGCGGAAATTATATTATATTCTtcaggtcctattccacataCCAGAATCTTCTTGGCATGAAAGTTTTTCTTCATAACTTTTTTGTCTGCGTCAGTGTAATCTTTATTGGTTTTTGGCATTGAAAATGGATGTTCCTCCAGTACCTTTGTTGGAACATAAGGATCGTCACATATGACATCCCATAACTCagaatcctcagccatgataaaatcatgcattcttatttttcaccacccatagtattgtccattgaacctgggtggtcggtatgtagattgactttcttcaaaatttggtggagcagccataaggatccttcctaggtgttagcctgataggagaaaCCTACTCTGATaataattgttagtttgtatgagtccaccaaacagtagagtacctaGTCCTCGATGAGGTTATACTGAGAATTCTAGTAAAACTGTAAGTAGATGAGACAcagaatttttacgtggaaaaatctcaactcaaggggacaaaaaccacgacctacacctgtagcttcactaacttgtaaacacctattacaagccactttgtaataactctattacaaaggattcaaTTCAACTAACTTATGGTACTCTCACCGTAAGCCACTTTGTCATCTCTACTTACAAAGACTTTGACTAAtttgtgatactctcaccacaagccactttgtcactatCTAGTAACAaaaactttaacttatgactaaacctagtcacaacataaactcagagagtTTACAGATTTTACAAGATGGTTCTTAATCTACGCTTCTAGataagcagtttaggagatacaataagaacaatcacaaagttacaactcaactaaggacaacaaaatactaactttaggaactggtccgtagtagcatttaactttgttcttcaagctcgttAGAATTGATTTCTTTGTTTTTGCAAAATACTGAATGAGAACCAGaaatgttcaagtgatgttttgatataaactcattgttggtacaccttgatgacatcacttgaaatgatgtaagcactttagttggtcaaggaatAAGTGGACAGTGGAAACGATGCAGTGCAGGCAGTCACGTCTTCCAGTTGTGTCCCATTGACGTCGTACTACTATGAGGGAACAACAAGGGTATCAAGTCCTTGTTTAGTTCTCTATCCCCTGAAGCTTTAGCAGTTCACATTGAGCTTGAATCTATTAACTTGCAGTGCAGCCCTAGTACGTTAGGTTCCCAATTTATTTCTTGacaaagtttgttagatcattaaaACATAAATCAAAGATATTGAAAACCCTATAGAgcttgaaataacacccctacggccaagggacATCGCTAAAatgatgagttcgacctcgttcgaactatgacgggttaacatttcgactaACTCGAAATAATACACCTACGGTCAAGGGTTATCACcaaatgaagagttcgacctcgttcaaactaTGATGGGTTAACATTTAACACCCCTACGGCTAAGGGTCATCGCCAAAataaagagttcgacctcgttcaaactatgacgggttaacatttccaCTATCTCGAAATaatacccctacggccaagggccattttgacgagttaatatttcgactagctcaaaataacacccttacggccaaTGGCCAtcgccaaaatgaagagttcAACCTCTTTTGAActatgacgggttaacatttcgaccagctcaaaataacacccctacggccaagggccatcgccaaaatgaagagttcgacctccttTGAActatgacgggttaacattttgaccagctcgaaataacacccctactgccaagggccatcgccaaaaagaaaaataagtctGACTTtactcgaaccacgacgggataacATCTCGACATTAGCTCAAAAATAACATCCATATGGCTAAGGCcgtaactaaaggaaaaagtttgacATAAGTTCGACATCGCTCGAAACACAATGGGGTTAAACATTTCGACAACTCAAATAAGTACGACTACGACAAAGATCATcgtcaaataaacaaacacaacaAGAAAATGATTCAGAGATACACAATAAAAAATAACTGCTCCATTACAACTGTTATATTACAAAAGTTTTTACAAAGGGCTCAAGAGCGCCCCCACAAA contains:
- the LOC138884054 gene encoding uncharacterized protein — protein: MYYVNGLKYSLLSVSQICDKGNKVEFLSKICTVTNQVTGEVVLVAKRYKNIYVADFESLQSGDLSCLKAVDDDAELWYRRLGHTCFSLLNKLIQKDLVHGLPMSKFKVQKFCNENDITHNFSTPKTPQQNEVVERKNRTLEEMARTMLIDSGIVKNFWAEAVNTACYLVNRCMIRSLLNKTPYELLNGRKPELTHLRTSGCKCYVLNNRKDQLGKFDAKNDEGIFLGYSSKSKAYKIYNKRTQCVEESVYVIFDESYPSCEKSADEDQDGEPLLVPGEVIDMINGKANMMSQVKELSEDNDDSSSMEPGNSIATTEAEERMVDVVQGTPLAPDRRTQENQSNPAPRAWYERLLKFLLENGFKKGKIDNTMFLKKWRRNLLIVQVYVDDIIFRATTDSLCDDFAKPMGSEFEMSMMGELNFFLGLQVKQSPKGTFICQQKYIRELLKRFDIEASKCGAMCKVSIKSQGISFEAAKRILRYLKETQDMVLFYPSSDSFNLIGYADAYYAGYLVDRKRLIEWLTY
- the LOC138884060 gene encoding uncharacterized protein — its product is MAEDSELWDVICDDPYVPTKVLEEHPFSMPKTNKDYTDADKKVMKKNFHAKKILVCGIGPEEYNIISACDTAKEIWESLQTAHEGTTQVKQSKIDMFTTEYELFRMKDDESIQDMHTRFTSIINELHSLGETIPTNKLVRKILNIMPSPWESKVNAITESKDL